A genomic segment from Sorangium aterium encodes:
- a CDS encoding peptide-N-glycosidase F-related protein, translating into MRSTRALLPLLLVVFAAACSSSETSRGSTTGSGGASPGSTTGSGGASPNSTTGSGEGASGGAGSAEGAGGAGGMVEGPGTDTTVTPFDKTPFYFTSDDDRRVVDAPASFPSTGTYERITLHLSLECPPGGCDSWARLASLGLVTAKDPAGDTVIELMRFFTPYRVGASWDLDVTDLRPLLAGEVTLRAFIDTTVGPGSPYGDGWLLHASFDMKGGVPAKIPVAVIPVWSPRRVVYGDPARPIAGAAPPADIPLPAGASSFALRSFITGHGQGNADNCAEFCEREHTLTVGAVPHAERIWRDDCATTAAPGQQGTYRYPRAGWCPGADVRPWTIEFTADVAGTGAAKVAYDVAGYENTCRPDSPSCDGCTLGAGCAYDGGTHTEPGYELSTVLIGYR; encoded by the coding sequence ATGCGATCGACGCGCGCCTTGCTCCCGCTGCTCCTCGTTGTCTTCGCGGCCGCATGTAGCAGCAGCGAGACCAGCCGCGGCAGCACCACCGGCTCGGGCGGGGCCAGCCCCGGCAGCACCACAGGCTCGGGCGGCGCCAGCCCCAACAGCACCACGGGCTCGGGCGAAGGCGCATCCGGCGGCGCGGGCAGCGCGGAGGGCGCAGGTGGCGCCGGGGGCATGGTCGAGGGACCGGGCACCGACACGACGGTGACCCCGTTCGACAAGACGCCCTTCTACTTCACCAGCGACGACGACCGGCGCGTGGTCGACGCGCCGGCGTCGTTCCCGAGCACCGGCACCTACGAGAGGATCACCTTGCATCTCTCGCTCGAGTGCCCGCCGGGCGGCTGCGACTCGTGGGCTCGCCTGGCGTCGCTCGGCCTCGTCACGGCCAAGGATCCCGCGGGTGACACGGTGATCGAGCTGATGCGCTTCTTCACGCCTTACCGTGTGGGTGCGAGCTGGGATCTCGACGTCACCGACCTGCGCCCGCTGCTCGCCGGCGAGGTCACCTTGCGCGCCTTCATCGATACCACGGTGGGGCCGGGATCGCCGTACGGCGACGGCTGGCTGCTCCATGCCAGCTTCGATATGAAGGGCGGTGTGCCCGCGAAGATCCCGGTCGCCGTCATCCCCGTGTGGAGCCCACGCCGCGTGGTCTACGGCGACCCCGCCAGGCCCATCGCCGGGGCGGCTCCGCCCGCCGACATCCCGCTCCCCGCGGGCGCCTCGTCCTTCGCGCTGCGCTCGTTCATCACCGGCCATGGGCAGGGAAACGCCGACAACTGCGCCGAGTTCTGCGAGAGGGAGCACACCCTCACTGTCGGCGCCGTGCCCCACGCCGAGAGGATCTGGCGTGACGACTGCGCCACCACGGCCGCACCCGGTCAGCAGGGCACCTACCGCTACCCGCGCGCCGGCTGGTGCCCGGGCGCCGACGTGCGGCCATGGACCATCGAGTTCACGGCCGACGTCGCGGGGACCGGGGCGGCGAAGGTGGCGTATGACGTCGCTGGCTACGAAAACACCTGTCGCCCCGACAGCCCCAGTTGCGATGGGTGCACGCTGGGGGCCGGGTGCGCCTACGATGGCGGGACCCATACGGAGCCGGGGTACGAGCTGTCGACGGTGCTGATCGGGTATCGATGA
- a CDS encoding glycosyltransferase, translating into MRVLLTGVGTRGDVQPVVALAVEMRRRGHDVRLCVPPNFIDWVRGLGFTATPIGIAMRQPSGAAAPASPPTPEQVRALLEHLARDQFDATASAAEGCDAIVAGGAHQYAARSIAERLGIPSMVAVYAPVALPSPDHAPGGEPGGDPESNLRRWQDESRSWNERLLERLNAHRERFGLGPLSDVLSHVLGKAPWLSADSVLGPLPATPGLQVTQTGAWLLRDQAPLVPELEAFLAAGEPPVYIGFGSMPVDQQTGRIVIEAVRAAGRRVVLSQGWAELGLVDDALDGIAIGDVNQQALFPRVAAVVHHGGAGTTTTAARAGVPQVIVPMFADQPYWASRVRALGIGTSVARAALSAEALLAALEGALDHGVAARAAASAGAVAVDGTAVAADLVERASA; encoded by the coding sequence ATGCGGGTATTGCTGACGGGAGTGGGGACTCGCGGTGACGTGCAGCCCGTGGTGGCCTTGGCCGTCGAGATGCGGCGTCGGGGGCACGATGTGAGGCTGTGCGTTCCGCCGAACTTCATCGACTGGGTGCGCGGCCTGGGCTTCACGGCGACCCCGATCGGAATCGCGATGCGGCAACCGAGCGGGGCCGCCGCGCCGGCCTCCCCGCCGACGCCGGAGCAGGTCCGCGCGCTGCTCGAGCACCTCGCGAGAGACCAGTTCGACGCGACAGCGTCGGCCGCCGAGGGATGCGACGCGATCGTGGCCGGCGGAGCGCACCAGTACGCCGCGCGGTCCATCGCGGAGCGGCTGGGCATCCCGTCCATGGTCGCCGTGTACGCGCCGGTGGCCCTGCCGTCGCCGGATCATGCGCCCGGCGGGGAGCCCGGGGGCGACCCGGAATCCAACCTCCGACGCTGGCAGGACGAATCGCGGAGCTGGAACGAGCGGCTCCTCGAGCGGCTCAACGCCCATCGGGAGCGCTTCGGCCTGGGTCCGCTGAGCGATGTCCTCAGCCATGTCCTGGGCAAGGCGCCGTGGCTCTCGGCGGACTCGGTCCTTGGGCCGCTGCCGGCGACGCCCGGCCTGCAGGTCACGCAGACGGGAGCCTGGCTCCTTCGGGATCAGGCGCCGCTCGTACCCGAGCTGGAAGCGTTCCTCGCCGCCGGCGAGCCGCCCGTCTACATCGGCTTTGGCAGCATGCCTGTCGACCAGCAGACCGGCCGCATAGTCATCGAGGCCGTGCGGGCGGCGGGGCGCCGCGTCGTGCTGTCGCAGGGGTGGGCCGAGCTCGGCCTGGTCGACGACGCCCTCGACGGCATCGCGATCGGCGACGTCAACCAGCAGGCGCTGTTCCCGAGGGTCGCCGCGGTTGTCCACCACGGCGGGGCGGGTACGACCACGACGGCGGCGCGGGCGGGCGTCCCGCAAGTGATCGTCCCGATGTTCGCCGATCAGCCTTACTGGGCCTCGCGCGTCCGGGCGCTCGGGATCGGGACGTCCGTGGCCCGTGCGGCGCTGAGCGCGGAGGCCCTCCTGGCCGCGCTGGAGGGCGCCCTCGATCACGGGGTCGCTGCCCGCGCGGCAGCGAGCGCAGGCGCCGTGGCGGTGGATGGCACGGCCGTCGCCGCCGACCTTGTCGAGCGGGCCTCCGCGTGA
- a CDS encoding SDR family oxidoreductase encodes MILVTGATGNVGGAVLEQLIDAGQPVRALVRDPARLRELGGNIAVVKGDLSKPETLDAAFAGVDRAFLVCVGGDLPKLAGNAADAAKRAGVKHIVLLSSSSVARAPDVQIARWHREAEARVKASGVAWTMLRPGGFASNTLRWAASIKAQGAVFQPLGDAKARPIDERDIAAVAVKALTSPGHEGKEYELTGPEALTTAEQVAKISAAIGRPLRYVDVSEDAAREGMAKAGLPEVFIRALLEAFALIRTGKGEEPSPAIEQLLGRRGRTFDEWLERHVKAFQ; translated from the coding sequence ATGATCCTCGTGACCGGAGCGACAGGGAATGTGGGCGGTGCGGTGCTCGAGCAGCTCATCGACGCCGGCCAGCCGGTCCGCGCGCTCGTGCGCGATCCGGCGAGGCTGCGAGAGCTCGGCGGCAACATCGCCGTCGTGAAGGGCGATCTCTCGAAGCCCGAGACGCTCGACGCGGCGTTCGCCGGCGTGGACAGGGCGTTCCTTGTCTGCGTGGGCGGCGACCTGCCGAAGCTCGCCGGCAACGCGGCCGACGCCGCGAAGAGGGCGGGCGTGAAGCACATCGTGCTGCTCTCGTCGTCGAGCGTCGCCCGCGCGCCCGACGTCCAGATCGCCCGCTGGCACCGCGAGGCCGAGGCGAGGGTCAAGGCGTCGGGCGTCGCCTGGACGATGCTCCGGCCGGGAGGGTTCGCCTCGAACACGCTCCGGTGGGCCGCGTCCATCAAGGCGCAGGGCGCGGTGTTCCAGCCCCTCGGCGACGCCAAGGCGAGACCGATCGACGAGCGCGACATCGCGGCGGTGGCGGTGAAGGCGCTGACCTCGCCGGGGCACGAAGGCAAGGAGTACGAGCTCACCGGGCCGGAAGCGCTGACCACAGCGGAGCAGGTGGCGAAGATCAGCGCCGCGATCGGCAGACCGCTCAGGTACGTCGATGTCAGCGAGGACGCCGCCCGCGAGGGGATGGCGAAGGCGGGGCTCCCCGAGGTGTTCATCCGCGCCTTGCTCGAGGCGTTCGCGTTGATCAGGACCGGGAAGGGCGAGGAGCCCTCGCCTGCCATCGAGCAGCTCCTCGGGCGCAGGGGGCGGACGTTCGACGAATGGCTGGAACGCCACGTGAAAGCGTTCCAGTAG
- a CDS encoding nucleoside hydrolase, translated as MTRTRVLMDHDGGVDDYLALLLLLTMDHVDVLGVVVTPADCYIEPAVSVTRKILDLVGRHDVPVAESTVRGLNPFPPIFRRDAFCIDKIPILNEREELLTRRVPETGQAFMASALRAAPEPMTLLVTGPLTTVAAALDIDPRIEGNIREIVWMGGALNVPGNVQTAFESGQDGSAEWNVYWDPIAADRIWKTAIPITLCPLDITNLVPVTQAFLRRLSRQRRYPLSDLAGTCYALAGHQDYFAWDVLTTSYVGKPEMFTLRAWETEIVTTGPSQGRTRVVPGGRPVRALDQVDLEQFYGYLFSQWSR; from the coding sequence ATGACACGAACGCGCGTCCTCATGGATCACGACGGCGGCGTCGATGACTACCTCGCGCTGCTGCTCCTGTTGACGATGGACCACGTCGATGTCCTCGGCGTCGTCGTCACCCCTGCCGACTGCTACATCGAGCCTGCCGTCAGCGTCACGCGAAAGATCCTCGATCTGGTGGGCCGCCACGACGTGCCCGTCGCCGAGAGCACCGTCCGCGGGCTCAACCCCTTTCCGCCCATCTTCCGGCGCGACGCCTTCTGCATCGACAAGATCCCCATCCTGAACGAGCGCGAGGAGCTCCTCACCCGGCGCGTCCCCGAGACCGGACAAGCCTTCATGGCGAGCGCCCTGCGCGCCGCCCCCGAGCCCATGACGCTCCTCGTGACCGGGCCGCTCACCACCGTCGCCGCGGCGCTCGACATCGATCCTCGCATCGAGGGCAACATCCGCGAGATCGTCTGGATGGGCGGCGCGCTCAACGTGCCCGGGAACGTGCAGACGGCCTTCGAGAGCGGACAGGACGGCTCCGCCGAGTGGAACGTCTACTGGGACCCGATCGCCGCCGACCGCATCTGGAAGACCGCCATCCCGATCACCCTCTGTCCGCTGGACATCACGAACCTCGTCCCCGTCACCCAGGCGTTCCTCCGCCGCCTGTCCCGCCAGCGCCGATACCCCCTCTCCGATCTCGCGGGTACCTGCTACGCGCTCGCCGGCCACCAGGATTACTTCGCGTGGGACGTGCTGACGACCTCGTATGTCGGCAAGCCGGAGATGTTCACCCTCCGCGCCTGGGAGACGGAGATCGTCACCACGGGCCCCTCGCAAGGGCGCACCAGGGTCGTGCCCGGCGGTCGCCCGGTACGGGCGCTCGACCAGGTGGATCTCGAGCAATTCTACGGATACCTCTTCTCCCAGTGGTCGAGGTGA
- a CDS encoding carboxylesterase family protein, with translation MRAVAASPSAGSALPELRSQDPDLPSTGEYGLEDQRAALEWVKVDIAAFGGDPGKVTPFGESAGGISTCMHLVSPEEPGPVPARDHPERAVRHRRAASGARTQSNS, from the coding sequence ATGCGCGCCGTAGCAGCGTCCCCGTCGGCCGGGTCCGCGCTCCCCGAGCTCAGATCGCAGGACCCCGATCTCCCCTCGACGGGGGAGTACGGTCTCGAGGATCAGCGCGCAGCGCTCGAGTGGGTGAAGGTCGACATCGCCGCTTTCGGCGGGGATCCGGGCAAGGTCACCCCGTTCGGCGAGTCCGCCGGCGGCATCAGCACCTGCATGCACCTCGTGTCCCCCGAGGAGCCAGGGCCTGTTCCAGCGCGCGATCATCCAGAGCGGGCCGTGCGACACCGCCGCGCCGCCTCAGGCGCTCGGACGCAATCAAATTCATGA
- a CDS encoding fosfomycin resistance glutathione transferase: MAIGGVNHVTLAVRDLDRAVHFYVQVLGGERRAQWARGAYLELGTLWLCLELDARAARQGDDSHLAFSVDAQGFASQEEAIRLSGARIWKENRSEGASLYFEDPDGHKLEIHVGDLRTRLASCRDKPYEGMEFFDDGESETPAR; encoded by the coding sequence ATGGCGATCGGCGGCGTCAACCACGTGACCCTCGCGGTTCGAGACCTCGACCGCGCCGTGCATTTCTACGTCCAGGTGCTCGGCGGAGAGCGGCGAGCGCAGTGGGCCAGGGGCGCATATCTCGAGCTGGGAACGCTCTGGCTCTGTCTGGAGCTGGACGCGCGCGCCGCGCGGCAGGGCGACGACTCGCACCTCGCGTTCTCGGTCGATGCACAGGGCTTCGCCTCCCAGGAAGAGGCCATTCGCCTGAGCGGTGCCCGGATCTGGAAGGAGAACCGCTCCGAAGGAGCGTCGCTCTACTTCGAAGACCCGGACGGACACAAGCTCGAGATCCACGTCGGCGACCTCCGGACGCGCCTCGCGTCCTGCCGCGACAAGCCCTATGAAGGGATGGAGTTCTTCGACGACGGCGAGAGCGAGACGCCGGCGCGGTGA
- a CDS encoding DEAD/DEAH box helicase has protein sequence MTIPTTVSAPAGPGAPALRPYQRAAVDAVLAARRRGVRRMVVCLPTGAGKTVIFSHLARLARRQVLVLAHREELLFQAKDKIERALAGQATVAVEQGELRAPADARVIVCSIRSLHEKRLEQVTSGRDIGLVIYDECHHAPAEDNRRVLRQVGAFDPAWTGTLLGFTATTARGDGKGLDDVFEAIVYSRSLTEMIADGYLAPLTGYRVATATDLSRLDGGGLDFATEELEEAVDLEERNALVARSIQELARDRRTIAFCVTVAHARNLSKALNHLGVRSAYVHGDMPSDLRGRILADFREERVQVLTNVAVLTEGFDDPGVSCIAMARPTRSDGLYAQCVGRGTRLHPGKKDCLILDFVDLSSLQLCTLPSLFGMPRDLDLEGRDASEASRFYRQVTFDYPGFEVEAGRITLREIQERAAHFDPLSLRVDPEVMAISRNAWASLGRFGLALHYEKKPGAISEVVVLTRGGRGKRWHVLLDGKLVERFSTLEEAVAAVDYEVARRGPAAGASARHDAPWRRGKPPVPLPAEPPKGYPPPSTVEQAMILAVWARVTAPREER, from the coding sequence ATGACCATCCCCACGACCGTCTCTGCACCGGCCGGCCCCGGCGCGCCCGCCCTGCGCCCTTACCAGCGCGCCGCCGTCGACGCCGTGCTCGCGGCCCGCAGGCGCGGCGTCCGGCGCATGGTCGTGTGCCTCCCCACCGGCGCTGGCAAGACGGTCATCTTCTCCCATCTCGCCCGCCTCGCCAGGCGGCAGGTCCTCGTCCTCGCCCACCGCGAAGAGCTCCTCTTCCAGGCCAAGGACAAGATCGAGCGCGCCCTCGCCGGACAGGCCACGGTCGCCGTCGAGCAGGGCGAGCTCCGCGCCCCGGCGGACGCGCGCGTCATCGTCTGTTCCATACGCTCCCTCCACGAGAAGCGTCTGGAGCAGGTCACCAGCGGCCGCGATATCGGCCTCGTGATCTACGATGAATGCCACCACGCCCCCGCCGAGGACAACCGCCGCGTCCTGCGCCAGGTCGGCGCCTTCGACCCCGCGTGGACAGGCACCCTCCTCGGGTTCACCGCCACGACGGCCCGCGGCGACGGCAAAGGGCTCGACGATGTCTTCGAGGCGATCGTCTACAGCCGCTCCCTCACCGAGATGATCGCGGACGGCTACCTCGCCCCCCTCACCGGCTACCGCGTCGCCACCGCCACCGATCTCTCCCGCCTCGACGGCGGAGGACTCGACTTCGCCACGGAGGAGCTCGAGGAGGCCGTCGACCTGGAGGAGCGCAACGCGCTCGTCGCCCGATCGATTCAAGAGCTCGCCCGCGACCGCCGCACCATCGCCTTCTGCGTCACGGTCGCGCACGCCAGGAACCTCTCCAAGGCGCTCAACCACCTGGGCGTCCGATCGGCCTACGTCCACGGCGACATGCCCTCCGACCTCCGCGGCCGGATCCTCGCCGATTTCCGGGAAGAGCGCGTCCAGGTCCTCACCAACGTCGCTGTCCTCACCGAGGGCTTCGACGACCCTGGCGTCTCCTGCATCGCGATGGCCCGCCCCACCCGCTCGGATGGGCTCTACGCCCAGTGCGTCGGGCGCGGCACGCGCCTCCATCCAGGCAAGAAGGATTGCCTGATCCTCGATTTCGTCGACCTCTCCTCGCTCCAGCTGTGCACGCTGCCCTCGCTCTTCGGCATGCCCCGCGACCTCGATCTCGAGGGCAGGGACGCCTCGGAGGCGAGCCGCTTCTATCGGCAGGTGACGTTCGACTACCCCGGGTTCGAGGTCGAGGCGGGCCGCATCACGCTGCGCGAGATCCAGGAGCGCGCCGCGCACTTCGATCCGCTGAGCCTCCGCGTCGACCCCGAGGTGATGGCCATCTCGCGCAATGCGTGGGCCTCTCTCGGCCGCTTCGGCCTCGCGCTCCATTACGAGAAGAAGCCCGGCGCGATCAGCGAGGTCGTCGTCCTTACCCGCGGCGGTCGGGGGAAGCGGTGGCACGTCCTGCTGGATGGCAAGCTGGTCGAGCGCTTCTCCACCCTCGAGGAGGCGGTGGCCGCTGTCGATTACGAGGTCGCGCGCCGCGGCCCCGCGGCCGGGGCCTCGGCGCGCCACGACGCCCCATGGCGCAGAGGAAAGCCCCCCGTGCCCCTGCCGGCCGAGCCCCCGAAGGGCTATCCCCCGCCGAGCACCGTGGAACAGGCCATGATCCTTGCGGTGTGGGCGAGGGTCACCGCGCCGCGCGAGGAGCGCTGA
- a CDS encoding metallophosphoesterase family protein — MSGRVLSAALLAAASALLAACAPLPAPRRFAGSLDVPLTTTSGRIAVIADLQRTSYLEFWRESNDPERAALVQALAAARPDAVFVIGDLVFYGGSARHWADLDAVMAPVRDAGIPVFAAFGNHEYWGGRGGARHLFVRFPHLGGRHWYEVAYGPIRIVVLDSNIDELTPAAWDAQIRWYEGALRRIDADPSARAALVLTHHPPYTNSTVTGDEPHVQRHIVPPLLRSRKALALISGHVHNHERFQRGGKLFIVAGGGGGPRAALAQGAARRHPDDLARGPALRPFHFLLIAPAPEGLAVEVHGLPKGGREAAALDHFVIPWPAR, encoded by the coding sequence GTGAGCGGGCGGGTCCTCTCAGCCGCGCTGCTCGCCGCCGCGAGCGCGCTGCTCGCTGCGTGCGCGCCGCTGCCCGCGCCGCGCCGCTTCGCGGGGAGCCTCGATGTGCCGCTTACGACCACGAGCGGCCGTATCGCCGTCATCGCCGATCTGCAGCGCACCTCGTACCTGGAGTTCTGGCGCGAGTCGAACGATCCCGAGCGCGCGGCGCTGGTGCAGGCGCTCGCCGCCGCTCGCCCCGACGCCGTGTTCGTGATCGGCGACCTGGTGTTCTACGGCGGCTCGGCGCGGCACTGGGCCGATCTCGACGCCGTGATGGCGCCGGTGCGCGACGCCGGGATCCCGGTGTTCGCGGCGTTCGGCAACCATGAATACTGGGGCGGCCGCGGCGGTGCGCGCCACCTCTTCGTGCGCTTTCCGCACCTCGGCGGGCGCCACTGGTACGAGGTCGCCTATGGACCCATCCGCATCGTCGTCCTCGACAGCAACATCGACGAGCTCACCCCCGCGGCGTGGGACGCCCAGATCCGCTGGTACGAGGGCGCGCTCCGCCGCATCGACGCCGATCCTTCGGCGCGCGCGGCGCTGGTGCTCACGCACCATCCGCCGTACACGAACAGCACGGTGACGGGCGACGAGCCCCACGTGCAGCGCCACATCGTCCCGCCCCTCCTCCGCTCCCGGAAGGCGCTGGCGCTGATCAGCGGCCACGTGCACAACCACGAGCGCTTCCAGCGCGGCGGAAAGCTCTTCATCGTGGCTGGCGGCGGCGGCGGCCCACGGGCCGCGCTGGCCCAGGGCGCGGCACGCCGCCACCCCGACGATCTCGCCCGCGGCCCGGCGCTCCGCCCATTTCATTTTCTGCTGATCGCGCCCGCCCCGGAGGGCCTCGCCGTCGAGGTCCACGGGCTCCCCAAGGGCGGCAGAGAGGCCGCCGCCCTCGACCACTTCGTGATTCCCTGGCCGGCGCGCTGA
- a CDS encoding LLM class flavin-dependent oxidoreductase: MSSPRKQLRLGAFIPATGHHVAAWRHPDAHADGGHSFKHYQRVAQAAEAAKFDAVFLADSAAVWGGASDLASLSRSAHAAAFEPITLLSALSSVTEHIGLIATVTTTYNEPYHLARKFASLDHLSGGRAGWNLVTSANQAEAQNFGLDAHVEHARRYERAEEFIDVVTGLWDSWEDDAFLRDKESGVFVDPDKAHTLNHKGKHFSVRGPLNVARSPQGYPVRVQAGSSEPGKELAARTAEVIFTAQQTLAEARAFYADVKGRLAKYGRSPEHLKIMPGLFPVVGRTQAEAQAKFDALQDLVHPTVGLSLLSGMIGGFDLSKHPVDGPIPELPASNGGKSRQALLLDIARRENLTIRQLYLRIAGARGHKQLVGTPETVADLMEEWLLNEAADGFNVMPPHLPGGLTDFITLVLPELRRRGLFRTEYEGRTLRENLGLPRPENRFARRAAGAA, translated from the coding sequence ATGAGCTCACCCCGCAAGCAGCTTCGACTCGGCGCGTTCATCCCCGCCACCGGTCACCACGTCGCGGCCTGGCGGCACCCCGACGCGCACGCCGATGGAGGTCACAGCTTCAAGCACTACCAGCGCGTCGCCCAGGCCGCCGAGGCAGCGAAGTTCGATGCCGTCTTCCTCGCCGACAGCGCCGCCGTCTGGGGAGGGGCCTCCGATCTCGCCTCCCTGTCCCGGAGCGCCCACGCCGCGGCCTTCGAGCCCATCACCCTCCTGTCCGCGCTCTCGTCGGTCACGGAGCATATCGGGCTCATCGCGACCGTCACCACCACCTACAATGAGCCGTATCACCTGGCGCGCAAGTTCGCGTCGCTGGATCACCTGAGCGGCGGCCGCGCCGGCTGGAACCTGGTCACGTCGGCCAACCAGGCCGAGGCCCAGAACTTCGGGCTGGACGCCCACGTGGAGCACGCCCGCAGGTACGAGCGCGCCGAGGAGTTCATCGACGTCGTGACGGGGCTCTGGGACAGCTGGGAAGATGATGCCTTCCTGCGCGACAAGGAGTCCGGCGTGTTCGTCGATCCGGACAAAGCGCACACGCTGAACCACAAGGGAAAGCACTTCTCCGTGCGCGGTCCGCTCAACGTGGCGCGCTCGCCGCAGGGGTACCCGGTTCGGGTGCAGGCGGGCTCGTCGGAGCCGGGCAAGGAGCTGGCGGCGCGCACCGCGGAGGTGATCTTCACCGCCCAGCAGACGCTCGCGGAGGCCCGGGCCTTCTACGCGGACGTGAAGGGACGCCTGGCCAAGTACGGGCGCAGCCCCGAGCACCTGAAGATCATGCCCGGCCTCTTCCCGGTCGTCGGGCGCACCCAGGCCGAGGCGCAGGCCAAGTTCGACGCCCTCCAGGACCTTGTCCACCCGACCGTGGGGCTCTCGCTGCTGTCGGGGATGATCGGGGGATTCGACCTCTCGAAGCACCCTGTCGACGGACCGATACCGGAGCTCCCCGCGAGCAACGGCGGCAAGAGCCGTCAGGCCCTCCTCCTCGATATCGCGCGGCGGGAAAACCTCACCATCCGCCAGCTCTACCTCCGGATCGCCGGGGCGCGCGGGCACAAGCAGCTCGTGGGCACGCCGGAGACCGTCGCCGACCTGATGGAAGAGTGGCTGTTGAACGAGGCCGCCGACGGCTTCAACGTGATGCCGCCCCACCTGCCCGGCGGGCTCACCGATTTCATCACCCTGGTGCTCCCCGAGCTGCGCCGCCGCGGCCTCTTCCGCACCGAGTACGAGGGCCGCACGCTGCGCGAGAACCTGGGGCTGCCGCGCCCGGAGAACCGATTCGCCCGGCGCGCGGCCGGCGCGGCCTGA
- a CDS encoding ABC transporter substrate-binding protein, whose amino-acid sequence MAGGAGSSGGAGSGAADASSGSGGQAGAGTGGEAGAGTGGEAGAGAGGEVGAGGQGGAASFPPLKISSDTASIEFTPALIAAQDFYPGEATVQSGGIVGMLNDASVDLGTNAETQTLRQSVAHPDLRIIFTVTETFYRIVANRSAGIGSLADLRGKRIGSIASTSAAFFIHKYLGTVGLTDADYTVVSGSICMAAPCGRNTLPAMLEEGTVDAVALWEPSTQLAANAIGSNAVVFQDRSLYREIVNLHSTAEKLADPEKRRGIVAFVRSLASAQELYRTKPEAIWPRISEAIGIEPSVLEQVWEDERFQGTLVPDILDVLEEEEGWVAAQSNRSPRTRAELAPLVDDSVMREALGLR is encoded by the coding sequence GTGGCTGGCGGCGCGGGGTCCTCGGGCGGCGCGGGCTCCGGCGCCGCCGACGCGAGCAGCGGCAGCGGCGGCCAGGCCGGCGCGGGTACAGGCGGTGAGGCCGGCGCGGGCACAGGCGGTGAGGCCGGCGCGGGCGCGGGCGGTGAGGTCGGCGCGGGGGGGCAGGGCGGAGCAGCGTCGTTTCCTCCGCTCAAGATCTCGAGCGACACGGCGTCCATCGAGTTCACTCCTGCGCTGATCGCGGCGCAGGACTTCTATCCCGGTGAAGCGACCGTCCAGTCCGGCGGCATCGTGGGCATGCTCAACGACGCCAGCGTCGATCTCGGCACCAACGCGGAGACGCAGACGCTAAGGCAGTCGGTGGCTCACCCGGACCTGCGGATCATCTTCACGGTGACGGAGACGTTCTACCGGATCGTGGCCAACCGGTCGGCGGGGATCGGCTCGCTCGCCGATCTGCGAGGCAAGCGGATCGGCTCGATCGCCAGCACGTCAGCGGCCTTCTTCATTCACAAGTACCTGGGCACGGTGGGCCTGACCGACGCCGACTACACGGTTGTTTCCGGGAGCATCTGCATGGCGGCGCCCTGCGGCAGGAACACCTTGCCGGCCATGCTCGAGGAGGGCACCGTGGACGCCGTCGCGCTCTGGGAGCCCTCGACCCAGCTCGCGGCGAACGCGATCGGGAGCAACGCCGTCGTGTTCCAGGATCGCTCGCTCTACCGCGAGATCGTGAACCTCCACAGCACCGCCGAGAAGCTCGCGGATCCGGAGAAGCGGCGCGGCATCGTCGCGTTCGTGCGATCGCTCGCGAGCGCGCAGGAGCTGTATCGCACCAAGCCAGAGGCGATCTGGCCGAGGATCTCGGAGGCGATCGGCATCGAGCCCTCCGTGCTCGAGCAGGTCTGGGAGGACGAGCGGTTCCAGGGCACGCTGGTGCCCGACATCCTGGATGTCCTCGAGGAAGAAGAGGGCTGGGTCGCCGCCCAGAGCAACCGCTCGCCGCGCACCCGCGCGGAGCTCGCGCCGCTGGTCGACGACAGCGTGATGCGGGAGGCCCTCGGGCTTCGGTAG